A genome region from Gammaproteobacteria bacterium includes the following:
- a CDS encoding IS110 family transposase, with translation MKSYNNFIGIDIGKSSFVVAMHAQKTTKEYANNAIGIAEFIENKKEILSAGLCVLEVTGGYEMLLLLRLCDEQFAVHRASGRQIKSFIRSYGNEAKTDIIDAKNLARYAQERHESLTFFTPPSLNACQLYELAQRRKDLKQMLTAEKNRLQGPRVSGVKKSIETIIEALKTEIKEVTSEMDKLIGEDEKLKERQRVLITVPGIGPIIANDLLILLPELGTLNRREIASLTGLAPIARDSGQLKGYRRTGHGREGIKPTLFMAAMAARNSNSFLRTYYESLVGRGKKKMVALTALMRKIIVIANARLKETEAV, from the coding sequence GTGAAATCATACAATAATTTTATTGGAATTGATATTGGAAAAAGCAGCTTTGTTGTCGCCATGCATGCACAAAAAACGACGAAAGAGTATGCCAATAATGCTATAGGAATAGCTGAGTTTATTGAAAATAAAAAAGAGATATTAAGTGCAGGACTCTGTGTGTTGGAAGTGACTGGTGGATATGAAATGCTTCTTTTATTGCGTTTGTGTGACGAACAATTTGCTGTGCATCGAGCTAGTGGACGTCAGATAAAAAGCTTTATTCGTTCTTATGGCAATGAAGCTAAAACAGATATTATTGATGCGAAAAATCTTGCGCGTTATGCACAAGAACGTCATGAATCACTTACTTTTTTCACTCCTCCTAGTTTGAATGCCTGTCAATTATACGAGCTTGCGCAAAGACGAAAAGATTTAAAACAAATGTTGACGGCCGAAAAAAATCGTCTTCAAGGCCCGAGAGTGAGTGGTGTTAAAAAAAGTATTGAAACAATCATCGAAGCTCTAAAAACAGAAATAAAAGAAGTCACGAGTGAAATGGATAAACTTATTGGCGAAGATGAAAAATTAAAAGAAAGGCAACGAGTTTTAATAACAGTTCCAGGAATAGGCCCGATCATTGCCAATGACTTATTAATTTTATTACCTGAGCTTGGGACCCTGAATCGCCGTGAAATTGCTTCGCTGACAGGGCTTGCGCCGATTGCACGCGATAGTGGGCAATTAAAAGGTTATCGTCGAACTGGCCATGGCAGAGAAGGCATTAAACCCACCTTATTTATGGCAGCAATGGCGGCCAGAAATTCAAACTCGTTTTTACGTACCTATTATGAATCTCTTGTTGGAAGAGGAAAAAAGAAAATGGTAGCTCTTACTGCGCTGATGCGTAAAATCATTGTGATCGCAAATGCGCGGCTTAAAGAAACTGAGGCGGTATGA